The Proteus vulgaris genome contains a region encoding:
- the traL gene encoding type IV conjugative transfer system protein TraL yields the protein MKPVKIPRRVDEPPHLLLWSADELAPMLLGLTIGVIIGKALICFLGGLLVTNLYRRFRDNHPDGYLLHMIYWAGFIMTKAKSLKNPFVRRYLP from the coding sequence ATGAAGCCTGTAAAGATACCGCGCCGGGTCGATGAGCCCCCGCATCTGCTGTTGTGGAGCGCAGATGAGTTGGCCCCGATGCTTTTGGGGCTAACGATAGGGGTCATCATCGGTAAGGCTCTGATCTGCTTTCTGGGGGGGTTACTTGTAACCAACCTTTATCGCCGATTCAGGGATAACCATCCGGATGGATACCTGCTCCACATGATCTACTGGGCCGGGTTCATCATGACCAAGGCCAAATCTCTCAAGAACCCGTTTGTCCGGAGGTATTTGCCTTGA
- a CDS encoding TraE/TraK family type IV conjugative transfer system protein, whose amino-acid sequence MNLKKYLKTWEGTQTENKWGRIFQGGLIAIVFLLVVQVFSKETIVTIQPFTLTEEAWVTKSNASQSYKEAWGFAFAQLLGNVTPGTVDFVKERITPLLSPSIYQDVIDAIEIQAQQIKNDRVTMRFEPRFVEYEPKSDKVFVYGYSYVKGASSNEERSERSYEFAIKISNYAPVLDYIDTYVGKPRTKTVLEQLQRKEENRRKHEEQR is encoded by the coding sequence TTGAACCTGAAAAAGTATCTCAAGACCTGGGAAGGGACCCAAACAGAAAATAAGTGGGGGCGAATCTTCCAGGGTGGTCTTATTGCTATCGTTTTCCTGCTGGTGGTCCAAGTATTCAGCAAGGAAACCATCGTCACTATCCAGCCTTTCACGCTCACGGAAGAAGCCTGGGTGACGAAAAGTAACGCCTCTCAGTCCTATAAAGAGGCTTGGGGTTTCGCTTTTGCTCAGCTCCTTGGCAATGTGACGCCAGGAACCGTTGACTTTGTGAAAGAACGGATCACCCCGCTTCTCTCCCCGAGCATCTATCAGGACGTGATTGATGCCATCGAAATTCAAGCTCAACAGATCAAGAACGACCGCGTAACCATGCGGTTTGAGCCGCGTTTTGTTGAGTACGAGCCCAAGAGCGACAAGGTGTTTGTCTACGGATATTCCTACGTCAAAGGGGCTTCTTCTAACGAAGAGCGTAGCGAACGCTCCTACGAGTTCGCCATCAAGATTTCAAACTACGCGCCCGTGCTGGACTACATCGACACCTATGTAGGAAAGCCACGCACCAAAACTGTTTTGGAGCAACTCCAGCGCAAAGAAGAAAACCGGAGAAAGCATGAAGAACAACGCTAA
- a CDS encoding type-F conjugative transfer system secretin TraK: MKNNAKLSLLALSLALGTSMAYASDDIPVVPASVMKKDVPAPVTSGQSSHEVVGSMNENPLLTMKPGVNQIIPIAVGHPNRIVTPFSNPEIVSTSLTGATDNGQCGEVCIKENVVYVATDKQYPVTMFITEKGSEAQALSLTMVPRRIPPREVFLKLDGGVGITGAFANTKAETWEQSQPYVETIRSVFRKIALGEVPQGYTLNRIPAGAAVPSCAHPGVKVDFSKGQYMMGHHLNVFIGVALNVSDQPIEFKEALCGSWDVAAVTTWPLNVLEPGQKTEIYVAKKQKRGLAPTSKRPSLLGGAQ, translated from the coding sequence ATGAAGAACAACGCTAAACTTTCGCTCCTGGCGCTGTCCTTGGCGCTTGGAACTTCAATGGCCTATGCCTCGGATGACATTCCTGTTGTCCCGGCCAGTGTTATGAAAAAGGATGTTCCTGCCCCTGTGACGTCAGGACAAAGCTCCCATGAGGTTGTGGGCAGCATGAATGAAAACCCCTTACTGACGATGAAGCCGGGGGTTAACCAGATCATCCCGATAGCCGTTGGTCATCCGAACCGAATCGTCACGCCTTTCAGCAATCCTGAGATCGTTTCAACATCTCTGACCGGGGCGACGGATAACGGCCAGTGTGGTGAGGTCTGCATCAAAGAGAATGTGGTCTATGTCGCCACGGATAAGCAGTATCCGGTGACTATGTTCATTACTGAAAAAGGCTCGGAAGCCCAAGCTCTCAGCCTGACGATGGTTCCCCGTCGTATTCCGCCCAGAGAAGTCTTTCTCAAGCTCGATGGTGGTGTAGGTATCACTGGTGCTTTTGCCAATACCAAGGCTGAGACCTGGGAACAGAGCCAGCCTTATGTCGAAACCATCCGGTCGGTATTCCGCAAGATTGCTCTTGGTGAAGTCCCTCAAGGTTACACGTTGAACCGCATCCCTGCTGGTGCTGCGGTGCCGAGCTGCGCTCATCCTGGGGTAAAGGTGGATTTCAGCAAGGGGCAATACATGATGGGCCACCACCTTAACGTGTTCATCGGTGTCGCCCTGAACGTCTCTGATCAGCCTATTGAGTTCAAAGAGGCGTTGTGTGGGAGCTGGGATGTGGCTGCGGTGACTACGTGGCCGCTTAACGTGCTTGAGCCCGGCCAGAAGACGGAGATCTATGTGGCGAAGAAGCAGAAGCGTGGTCTCGCACCAACGTCTAAGCGTCCATCGCTGCTGGGAGGTGCCCAATGA
- a CDS encoding TraB/VirB10 family protein: protein MKRFWTQLDPNKKRWVSIAGGVFVLFAVVTMFSGEPKKEEKRGRQETIKHVLTDKNTREIGIDSLSADVKMVSRENSDLKKELERVKKELEETKTTAGKSSDVGREMTRLRQDLDRLTQKNMELAKKVETGAAGGKTSSSSEDARADVNGASGGDGQFMEKKLDYKDPASFFRDAPLPDSKGGAPATGKGDGRDATKPGIQIVSYSQKAPEVEEKDNKDDESIYLPSGSILTGVLINGMDAPTSQGARRDPFPSTLRIQKEAILPNRFRADVRECFLIVSGYGDLSSERAYLRGETFSCVRDDGGVIEAKLDSYAVGEDGKAGVRGRVVSKQGQIIAKSLMAGFLGGVSEAFDVNPVPVVSTNPGSNTQYQSVFSDQMLQGAAVKGASKALDRIAQFYIDMAEGIFPVIEVDAGRQVDIIVTKGTKLQIRSTGGTKK from the coding sequence ATTAAGCGATTTTGGACACAGTTAGACCCCAACAAGAAGCGTTGGGTGTCTATCGCTGGCGGCGTCTTCGTTCTTTTTGCGGTCGTGACAATGTTCTCTGGTGAACCCAAGAAAGAAGAGAAGCGCGGTCGCCAAGAAACCATCAAGCACGTTCTCACAGACAAAAACACCCGTGAGATCGGGATAGATTCGTTGTCTGCCGATGTGAAGATGGTGTCTCGTGAAAACTCCGACCTGAAAAAGGAGCTGGAACGAGTCAAGAAAGAGCTGGAGGAAACCAAAACCACTGCCGGGAAATCCAGTGATGTTGGCCGTGAGATGACCCGCCTTCGTCAAGATTTGGACCGCCTGACCCAGAAGAACATGGAATTGGCTAAGAAAGTCGAAACCGGCGCTGCTGGTGGAAAAACATCCTCTTCATCAGAGGATGCCAGAGCCGATGTTAATGGTGCATCTGGTGGTGATGGTCAGTTCATGGAGAAAAAGCTCGACTACAAAGATCCTGCATCCTTTTTTCGGGACGCACCGCTTCCTGACTCGAAGGGTGGGGCTCCTGCAACTGGCAAGGGAGACGGTCGTGATGCAACTAAACCAGGCATCCAAATAGTGAGCTACTCGCAGAAAGCGCCAGAAGTTGAAGAGAAGGACAACAAGGATGATGAGTCTATCTACCTACCTTCTGGCTCCATCCTGACAGGGGTGCTCATCAACGGTATGGACGCACCAACATCTCAAGGTGCTCGTCGAGATCCGTTCCCTTCGACCCTCAGGATTCAGAAAGAGGCTATTTTGCCTAACCGCTTCCGTGCGGATGTTCGTGAGTGCTTCCTGATTGTTTCAGGCTATGGAGATCTCAGTTCAGAGCGAGCGTACCTGCGTGGCGAGACCTTCTCGTGCGTTCGGGATGATGGGGGTGTCATAGAAGCGAAGCTGGATTCCTATGCAGTGGGTGAAGACGGTAAGGCCGGTGTCCGTGGTCGCGTCGTATCGAAGCAGGGGCAAATCATCGCCAAGAGCTTGATGGCAGGCTTCCTTGGTGGCGTTTCCGAAGCCTTTGACGTCAATCCTGTGCCGGTCGTTAGCACTAACCCTGGCTCAAATACCCAGTACCAGTCTGTGTTCTCCGACCAGATGTTGCAGGGAGCAGCAGTGAAGGGGGCCAGTAAGGCGCTAGATCGCATCGCTCAGTTCTATATCGACATGGCCGAAGGCATCTTCCCTGTTATCGAGGTCGATGCTGGCCGTCAGGTAGACATCATCGTGACCAAAGGAACCAAGCTACAAATTCGTTCCACCGGGGGAACCAAGAAATGA
- the traV gene encoding type IV conjugative transfer system lipoprotein TraV has protein sequence MKNLNILTRKGSSRGEAQKEQAVRSAKMLGVGAALLILSGCSTFNIGKDEYSCPGMPNGVQCMSARDVYAATNDGNVPRPMKPEEVEAKAEADGEGSSNVSANSSSSGDPVIDNYVAPRLPDRPIPIRTPAQVMRIWVAPWEDTNGDLIVTGYVYTEIEPRRWVIGDGTPQSEPVLRPLQTVQHEPKSETTK, from the coding sequence ATGAAAAATTTGAACATTTTGACCAGAAAGGGCAGTTCCAGAGGCGAGGCTCAAAAGGAACAGGCAGTAAGATCCGCAAAGATGTTGGGGGTGGGTGCAGCGCTACTTATTTTGTCGGGCTGTTCGACGTTCAACATCGGCAAGGATGAGTATAGCTGTCCGGGAATGCCGAATGGTGTTCAGTGTATGTCAGCGCGAGACGTTTACGCCGCAACCAATGACGGAAATGTCCCGCGTCCAATGAAACCAGAGGAAGTCGAGGCCAAAGCGGAAGCGGATGGCGAAGGTTCCTCAAACGTTTCAGCGAACTCATCTAGCTCCGGAGACCCGGTGATTGACAACTATGTCGCACCGCGTCTTCCGGATCGCCCGATTCCAATTCGTACACCAGCACAGGTTATGCGGATTTGGGTAGCTCCCTGGGAGGACACCAATGGTGATCTCATCGTGACAGGGTATGTCTATACCGAAATCGAACCGCGCAGGTGGGTGATTGGGGATGGCACACCGCAAAGTGAGCCAGTTTTGAGACCGCTGCAAACGGTACAACACGAACCGAAGTCTGAAACAACCAAATAG
- the traA gene encoding TraA family conjugative transfer protein gives MVVAFLLVPDQAHAGTGGTAFDDVWVTLKDWTQGTLGRIVAGAMILVGVVGGIARQSLMAFAMGIGGGMGLYNSPTVVESIMSATLEHAEKVIPAVVQLSNGLGV, from the coding sequence ATGGTGGTAGCCTTCCTGCTCGTGCCGGATCAGGCCCACGCTGGTACTGGTGGTACAGCGTTTGACGACGTATGGGTAACTCTCAAGGATTGGACCCAAGGTACTTTGGGTCGAATCGTTGCGGGTGCGATGATCCTGGTCGGTGTTGTTGGTGGTATCGCTCGCCAGAGCCTCATGGCTTTCGCTATGGGTATCGGTGGCGGTATGGGCCTGTACAACTCCCCGACCGTAGTGGAATCCATCATGTCTGCTACTCTGGAACATGCAGAGAAGGTCATCCCGGCTGTTGTGCAACTCAGCAATGGCCTGGGGGTGTAA
- a CDS encoding Ig-like domain-containing protein, protein MINFKPKIPAMLGALAVLTAGAAHAELLEYTFKAPDGTQRSLTPNANYANPTGNISFALSAGIDRKVKISVLRSDGTVVSTATSHLLGATDRITVGGKSYYGAELQLPAPVGGAYTIRAEILASDGSTVQTDEYPLTVDVTPPTYSSLAPVYSNYGQVTSGDVWKLGLGGSEDNAFLLSGISDESPIKGVKAKLYRQDGSLYKDVSVNYDDANGQARQSFQSGFFPASDLDEVFTLQFEISDSAGNSYLSPRQKVMFDSITNAPSAPFGVYDPSSTNNLGPGLTGFVAYTEGMTVKTNPIKLAWRVPRDNWHEYREGGINMTNALGEMSKVGEDASYVYLVTTAPYGNTDGNYWRWVNFGQWGGGGIAYNLTLSPSAPKSPRLLGVDYNYSDIGWSSFYRYWVNNSVLPVTVSSIRVKVEPRPYVQTAVHRGSCEIPVGQDSCVIANSFTMAKGTTGYVHDNATVFNPDKSLRSNPLWAEVNWNDQHYPQLSQQFDQNSKVFTLFVNQPGRGAYFDRLRLRSAWIEDSKGNKLSPTGGLIANNWENYTYQWDLKTLPEGQYSLVAAAEEMHGPLTRQPMFQITSDRTPPTMTLSVADGAAIQTLDDVVITLADAIDPSPKLTSIALVGGPANDKVQLSWREESKGRFRLEYPVMFPSLKEGESYTLTVSGEDAQGNAVQKAVGFEYKPRQVMLADGMDGKVMVPAVTHEFVHADGKRIIETKPLTLSDGAVVTGSYDVFATLRSDAKVPLVVNGVRIEPGQTMGIMSQHDFGASGGRLSIPVKPAVPDVVGSSSLLVMTSAPNSPILVVDINTWKGTAKLSAESWTIRQVIDPVKIYALPESGVPCRFTTKEDVAMAADPIRDPVCLLQWDRTPDEAEQTTQDNNGMKVAGLVGQAVSIGEQPVEYSLYLFSGDGSKVKVGSGSQNLTVTTAYGSVGYTPIDDIAQVNRVIEDFDVNFKQSKGPDCSITLSADRAKKEAANKAVGSASRACLFEWQQIPDGLVQDPLSESPSLSGSLASNGVHPLGWRVSIFTRNGTRVTLNDETFNVEAVDPPAPTVELASDYNFKDNIYLVPMTGNYLGDAIINSERADLDIAISRNSDVLESETFTPGWGATNKVYRRINTDERALWEETTYKVNAAYNKVPDVKTEVVYRAISAPSDSIRPIVEVKGDTAIDTQALPVRVLIRDQYKPDGDYDANTMGVWKVRLIQQKAYNETVALTDYAEASNGEAQFSVDLSGVDTSSVRIAAEAVLESPVEGYNRTELSIRPAFLTVLRGGAIGAGVEARKLSGEAPFTAVFKLSLDDRQDLRATGQVVWETSKDDGKTWEQFIPEDRYKYQLVKTFDKGEYQVRAKVVNVNSGAEKYTEAVSVVAYDKPDIAVIGPTTLFVGSEGKYTANLTLNDEPISGGNAIVEWSTDGGKTYAQTGDSITLSSDEETRYRLWARVRSATAPADDGYAYEVAKTAVDFRAVKAPRPYVTGPRVIETGKKYVFKAETSLPYRGMDVKLNGFFTLPDGSIVQGDTAEYEPSDTDLNQATVETKYTTWIEGYRDQGAEASHSLRSRVWQYVWPSFGMQVRKNADVAPATITASVRPIAFNGKLEEPTYEWELPEGAVIQDQRQDIVRSFVINEPGDYNIKVTVRDARGHETVIEQPLKIGQAAPYAIDLQYSGSNKYEREPLDVLLRPYISGGHPRDRISTRVYSVDGTPLESSGYYGRATLGAGEHSIKLKITSEMGHEAEGEVNINVAENKLPACSLSSRETVGSWIVYANCEDTDGRMKSYEWTIAGELQSISSDRVTISKGTYETMPTISLVGVDDSGGKSEAVTMN, encoded by the coding sequence ATGATCAATTTCAAGCCTAAAATTCCGGCGATGCTTGGGGCTCTGGCGGTTCTTACCGCTGGTGCTGCTCATGCAGAGCTGCTGGAATACACCTTTAAGGCTCCAGATGGTACGCAACGGTCTCTGACTCCGAATGCCAACTATGCCAACCCAACGGGCAATATCTCGTTTGCCTTGAGTGCCGGTATCGACCGAAAGGTAAAGATTTCGGTGCTTCGGTCGGATGGAACAGTGGTTTCGACAGCGACCAGCCACCTTCTTGGGGCTACTGATCGCATCACAGTGGGTGGAAAATCCTACTATGGTGCGGAACTTCAACTACCAGCTCCAGTTGGTGGGGCATACACTATCAGGGCGGAAATTCTTGCCTCTGATGGTTCTACAGTACAGACGGATGAATACCCTCTTACTGTCGATGTGACGCCGCCAACCTACTCTTCGCTTGCCCCGGTTTATAGTAACTATGGGCAGGTTACTAGCGGTGATGTTTGGAAACTGGGTCTAGGTGGCTCTGAGGATAATGCCTTTTTGCTGTCAGGAATCTCTGATGAGTCACCCATCAAAGGCGTCAAAGCAAAGCTGTATCGTCAAGACGGTTCACTCTACAAAGATGTATCCGTGAACTACGATGACGCTAACGGACAAGCTAGACAGTCTTTCCAATCTGGCTTTTTCCCAGCCTCTGACTTGGATGAAGTGTTTACACTTCAGTTTGAGATAAGCGATAGCGCTGGAAATAGCTATCTTTCACCTCGTCAAAAAGTGATGTTTGATAGCATAACCAATGCTCCGTCTGCACCTTTTGGTGTTTATGACCCTTCAAGTACAAACAACTTAGGCCCTGGATTAACCGGATTTGTTGCTTACACTGAGGGCATGACAGTTAAAACTAACCCAATCAAGTTAGCTTGGCGTGTTCCGCGTGATAACTGGCATGAGTATAGAGAAGGTGGGATAAATATGACCAATGCCTTGGGAGAGATGTCCAAGGTAGGAGAAGATGCCAGCTATGTTTATCTCGTCACAACCGCACCTTATGGCAATACCGACGGCAATTATTGGCGTTGGGTGAACTTCGGCCAGTGGGGGGGAGGCGGTATTGCTTATAACCTCACACTCTCTCCATCAGCGCCTAAAAGTCCCAGACTTTTGGGTGTGGACTACAATTACAGTGATATAGGATGGTCTAGTTTTTACCGCTACTGGGTGAACAATTCTGTTCTTCCTGTCACTGTTAGTAGTATCCGTGTCAAAGTTGAACCAAGGCCTTACGTTCAAACTGCCGTTCACAGGGGAAGCTGTGAAATTCCTGTTGGTCAAGATAGCTGCGTGATTGCAAATAGCTTCACAATGGCTAAAGGCACAACAGGGTACGTCCACGATAATGCGACAGTTTTCAATCCGGATAAATCTCTTCGCTCGAATCCTCTTTGGGCAGAGGTTAACTGGAACGATCAGCACTACCCTCAGCTAAGTCAGCAGTTCGATCAAAATAGCAAGGTATTTACCTTATTCGTTAACCAGCCAGGACGAGGCGCTTACTTTGATAGGCTGCGTCTGCGAAGTGCATGGATTGAAGATAGCAAAGGCAACAAGCTGTCTCCAACTGGTGGGTTAATAGCCAACAACTGGGAGAACTACACTTACCAGTGGGATCTTAAAACTCTCCCTGAGGGGCAATACAGTCTTGTTGCCGCAGCAGAGGAGATGCACGGGCCTTTAACGCGACAACCAATGTTCCAGATAACGTCTGATAGAACGCCACCAACCATGACACTCAGTGTGGCAGATGGAGCAGCTATCCAGACTCTAGATGATGTTGTTATTACCTTGGCTGATGCTATCGACCCTTCACCTAAATTGACCTCTATTGCCCTTGTAGGGGGGCCTGCCAATGACAAGGTGCAGTTGTCTTGGCGTGAGGAGTCGAAAGGTCGATTCCGCCTTGAGTACCCGGTAATGTTCCCTTCTTTGAAGGAAGGGGAATCTTACACGCTGACTGTTTCCGGTGAGGATGCACAAGGCAATGCGGTTCAAAAGGCTGTTGGCTTCGAGTACAAACCTCGTCAGGTAATGCTGGCGGATGGGATGGATGGCAAGGTCATGGTCCCCGCTGTCACTCATGAATTTGTTCATGCAGATGGCAAACGGATCATCGAAACCAAGCCGCTGACGCTCAGTGATGGTGCTGTCGTGACAGGTTCATACGACGTGTTTGCGACCCTACGTTCTGATGCGAAAGTACCGCTGGTGGTTAATGGGGTGCGTATCGAGCCAGGCCAGACAATGGGGATCATGAGCCAACATGATTTCGGTGCGTCAGGTGGTCGTTTGAGCATTCCGGTTAAACCTGCTGTTCCTGATGTGGTCGGCTCTTCCAGCCTTCTTGTCATGACCTCCGCGCCGAACTCACCCATCTTGGTTGTGGACATCAATACCTGGAAAGGGACGGCTAAGCTCTCTGCTGAATCATGGACAATTCGCCAGGTCATTGACCCAGTGAAAATCTATGCCCTGCCAGAGTCGGGTGTGCCTTGCCGGTTCACCACGAAAGAGGATGTGGCTATGGCCGCAGACCCAATTCGTGACCCGGTGTGTTTGCTCCAGTGGGACAGAACTCCAGATGAGGCTGAACAAACTACGCAGGACAACAACGGGATGAAAGTTGCTGGGCTGGTGGGGCAGGCTGTGAGCATTGGTGAACAACCTGTCGAATACAGCCTGTACCTGTTCAGTGGTGACGGTTCCAAGGTAAAAGTTGGGTCTGGCTCTCAGAACCTGACGGTAACTACTGCCTATGGCTCTGTTGGCTACACCCCGATTGATGACATTGCTCAGGTGAATCGCGTCATTGAAGATTTTGATGTGAACTTCAAGCAGAGCAAGGGGCCAGACTGTTCTATAACCCTCAGCGCAGACCGTGCGAAAAAAGAGGCCGCGAACAAGGCTGTTGGTAGTGCAAGCCGTGCCTGTCTGTTCGAGTGGCAGCAGATCCCCGATGGATTGGTCCAAGACCCGTTATCGGAATCACCTTCGCTCTCTGGTTCATTGGCCTCCAACGGCGTTCATCCACTGGGGTGGCGGGTAAGTATTTTCACCCGTAACGGCACTAGGGTGACGTTGAACGACGAGACTTTCAATGTCGAAGCGGTTGACCCACCAGCTCCGACCGTTGAACTAGCCTCCGACTACAACTTCAAAGACAACATCTACTTGGTGCCGATGACAGGTAACTACCTGGGTGATGCCATTATCAACTCTGAACGAGCTGATCTGGATATTGCCATATCGCGCAACTCGGATGTTCTTGAGTCTGAGACCTTCACTCCGGGATGGGGTGCCACCAATAAGGTGTATCGCCGCATCAATACCGATGAGCGAGCGTTGTGGGAGGAGACCACCTACAAGGTGAACGCGGCCTACAACAAGGTGCCTGATGTGAAGACTGAGGTTGTCTACCGGGCTATCTCTGCACCTTCTGACAGTATCCGTCCTATCGTTGAAGTTAAAGGTGATACCGCGATTGACACCCAGGCATTGCCGGTTAGGGTTCTCATCCGTGATCAGTACAAACCTGATGGTGACTATGACGCTAACACGATGGGGGTGTGGAAAGTACGCCTGATCCAGCAAAAGGCCTACAACGAGACGGTTGCGCTCACTGATTATGCGGAAGCATCGAACGGTGAAGCTCAGTTCTCAGTAGACCTGTCTGGTGTGGATACTTCCTCCGTCCGTATCGCTGCTGAGGCTGTTCTGGAAAGCCCTGTTGAGGGTTACAACCGCACAGAGTTGTCTATCAGACCTGCCTTCTTGACAGTGCTTCGCGGTGGTGCCATCGGTGCTGGCGTGGAGGCTCGCAAGTTGTCTGGTGAAGCTCCGTTCACTGCTGTGTTCAAGCTATCTTTGGACGACCGTCAGGATCTCCGGGCTACCGGCCAGGTTGTGTGGGAAACCAGTAAGGACGACGGTAAAACCTGGGAGCAGTTCATCCCAGAAGATCGATACAAGTATCAGCTTGTGAAGACCTTCGACAAGGGGGAGTACCAGGTTCGGGCCAAGGTGGTGAACGTCAACTCAGGTGCGGAAAAGTACACCGAAGCGGTCAGTGTTGTCGCTTACGACAAACCTGATATTGCTGTTATCGGCCCGACCACGTTGTTTGTCGGAAGTGAAGGCAAGTACACAGCGAACCTGACGTTGAACGATGAGCCAATCTCCGGTGGCAATGCCATTGTTGAGTGGTCTACTGACGGTGGCAAAACCTACGCGCAGACAGGGGATAGCATCACGCTTTCGAGCGATGAAGAAACCCGATACCGCCTGTGGGCTCGTGTGCGCTCTGCCACGGCACCGGCTGATGACGGCTATGCCTATGAAGTTGCGAAAACGGCGGTTGACTTCCGAGCAGTGAAGGCACCTCGTCCTTACGTGACAGGGCCGCGAGTTATTGAGACCGGTAAGAAGTATGTGTTCAAAGCCGAAACCAGCCTGCCTTACCGTGGGATGGACGTGAAGCTGAACGGGTTCTTCACGCTGCCTGATGGCTCGATTGTGCAGGGTGATACTGCTGAGTACGAACCCTCTGACACTGACCTCAATCAGGCTACTGTAGAAACGAAGTACACCACCTGGATCGAAGGATACCGAGATCAGGGTGCAGAGGCTTCGCATAGCCTACGCTCCCGCGTTTGGCAGTATGTATGGCCGAGCTTCGGAATGCAGGTTAGGAAGAACGCAGACGTGGCTCCTGCGACGATCACCGCGTCAGTGCGGCCAATTGCCTTCAACGGCAAGCTGGAAGAGCCGACCTACGAGTGGGAGTTGCCGGAAGGCGCTGTGATTCAGGATCAGCGGCAGGATATTGTCCGGTCCTTTGTGATCAATGAGCCGGGTGATTACAACATCAAGGTCACTGTCCGTGATGCTCGCGGCCATGAGACCGTGATCGAGCAACCGCTCAAGATCGGCCAGGCAGCGCCCTATGCCATTGACCTGCAATACTCTGGCTCGAACAAATACGAGCGTGAGCCTCTGGATGTGCTGTTGCGACCGTACATTTCTGGCGGCCACCCACGCGACCGTATTTCGACTCGTGTTTATTCGGTAGATGGTACACCGTTGGAAAGCAGTGGTTACTACGGCAGAGCAACTCTGGGCGCTGGTGAGCACAGCATCAAGCTGAAAATAACCTCAGAAATGGGGCATGAAGCTGAGGGCGAGGTGAACATCAATGTTGCAGAGAACAAGTTGCCTGCATGTAGCCTGAGCTCACGAGAGACCGTTGGGTCGTGGATCGTCTATGCGAACTGCGAAGATACCGATGGCCGCATGAAGTCCTACGAATGGACCATTGCCGGTGAGTTGCAGAGCATCAGCTCTGATCGAGTGACTATCAGCAAGGGCACCTATGAAACGATGCCGACCATCTCTCTGGTTGGGGTCGATGACTCTGGGGGCAAATCCGAAGCTGTTACCATGAACTAA
- a CDS encoding DsbC family protein: MRTKLLGALMVFGIITGTAHASSKLEITDPRAAKIEDIVELPIKGVRAVQSDGQIMFLSENGRFVISGQIYDLWSKKPLNTMSQMRDVAERIHFKSMGMDVDTLNTVSMGRGDKEVVVFVDPRCAVCHQLMGDAKSLVDDYTFKFIVIPALGAESNRLAKNLYCAKDKTHALDALMNNTLGSLPSKETCDPGQYDQTLLTAHFIGIEGVPFVVAPDGRVSKGRPKNLKSWLESAE, from the coding sequence ATGCGGACAAAATTACTTGGGGCGCTGATGGTGTTCGGGATTATTACCGGCACGGCTCATGCGTCATCGAAATTGGAAATCACCGATCCCAGAGCGGCGAAGATAGAGGACATTGTAGAGCTACCCATCAAAGGGGTTCGAGCCGTCCAAAGTGATGGGCAGATCATGTTCCTCTCTGAAAACGGACGATTTGTTATTTCAGGACAAATCTACGACCTGTGGAGCAAGAAGCCCCTCAACACGATGTCCCAAATGAGGGATGTAGCGGAGCGTATCCACTTCAAGAGCATGGGCATGGATGTGGACACGCTGAACACTGTGTCGATGGGGCGTGGTGACAAAGAGGTGGTGGTCTTTGTTGATCCTAGGTGCGCGGTTTGCCATCAGCTCATGGGTGATGCCAAATCGCTGGTGGATGATTACACCTTTAAATTTATCGTGATTCCAGCTCTGGGTGCTGAGTCCAACCGCCTGGCAAAAAACTTGTACTGCGCGAAAGACAAAACCCACGCGCTTGATGCGCTGATGAACAACACCCTGGGTTCCCTTCCTTCAAAAGAAACCTGCGACCCCGGCCAATACGACCAAACGCTGCTGACAGCTCATTTCATTGGGATTGAGGGCGTTCCGTTCGTTGTTGCTCCGGATGGTCGTGTCAGCAAAGGACGTCCGAAGAACCTGAAATCATGGTTGGAGAGTGCTGAATGA